In Bdellovibrio bacteriovorus, the following are encoded in one genomic region:
- a CDS encoding TolC family protein, producing the protein MKNNALVGLFCLAFGSQALAMDLQEYLKSVLEKNKNVQSYEASQAAAEERRIAGDIELVPMLSAGVNYMDDTSPLGQFAQLGASKTIATDAKVVLSKKFSSGTDVALSGTAAEIQNEGNLFVPAFQNFAYGTLGLSLSQSLWKDAFGSGTRLRWQRQDAVTQAEVGRYDLQKKLLLVEAEAAYWDYIYLQENVKIGRASLERAKRIEGWTRRRTNDGISDRADLYSAQALVAARQLQLVSAEDEFAAAKRKIRDYLELSDADSFPEITGDISKPRTLTSMVDGKPDQSGRQRVMALEAYMMALNARASALVAKETDNAYRPDFVLSGAYNTNSFETEARIPDISGHLADTDRPTWKVGLNMVYMFDTSVKNSARGAARKDALAAQLMSEKKNLESETQWIELNRRYSEMSKRVENASEMSRLQSAAAKAQTDLFNKGRSITATVINAEEDSGAAELNLTKLKSEQRKMEAQGRLFVVIEEK; encoded by the coding sequence ATGAAAAATAATGCCTTGGTGGGACTGTTCTGTCTTGCCTTCGGGTCGCAAGCTCTTGCGATGGATTTACAAGAGTATCTTAAGTCGGTCCTTGAAAAAAACAAAAATGTGCAATCTTACGAAGCTTCACAGGCCGCGGCTGAAGAGCGCCGAATCGCGGGAGATATAGAGCTTGTGCCGATGTTGTCGGCGGGAGTGAACTATATGGATGACACAAGTCCTTTGGGACAGTTTGCCCAGCTAGGGGCTTCGAAGACGATTGCCACAGATGCGAAAGTCGTGTTGTCTAAAAAATTCTCTTCTGGAACGGATGTGGCTTTATCGGGAACAGCCGCCGAGATCCAGAATGAAGGAAATCTTTTTGTTCCGGCCTTTCAAAATTTCGCCTATGGAACCTTAGGCTTATCTTTAAGTCAGTCTTTGTGGAAGGACGCTTTTGGCAGCGGCACCCGCTTAAGATGGCAGCGCCAAGATGCGGTCACTCAAGCCGAAGTGGGACGTTACGATTTACAGAAAAAACTGTTACTGGTCGAAGCCGAAGCGGCGTATTGGGATTATATTTACCTGCAAGAAAATGTGAAGATTGGCAGGGCGTCTTTAGAGCGTGCAAAACGAATCGAAGGTTGGACACGGCGACGCACTAATGACGGAATCAGTGATCGCGCGGATCTGTATTCGGCACAAGCATTGGTCGCCGCCCGTCAGTTGCAACTTGTCTCTGCCGAAGATGAATTTGCCGCTGCAAAACGAAAAATTCGCGATTACTTAGAGCTTTCAGATGCCGATAGCTTTCCGGAAATCACCGGGGATATTTCTAAACCTCGCACGCTCACTAGCATGGTGGACGGGAAGCCTGATCAATCAGGTCGCCAACGAGTGATGGCTTTAGAGGCCTACATGATGGCCCTCAATGCCAGGGCCTCGGCTTTAGTGGCAAAAGAAACAGACAACGCTTATCGTCCTGATTTCGTTCTTTCTGGTGCGTATAACACCAATTCTTTTGAAACAGAGGCGCGCATTCCAGATATTTCTGGCCACTTGGCGGATACCGATCGTCCGACGTGGAAAGTGGGTTTAAACATGGTTTACATGTTTGATACTTCAGTGAAAAACTCGGCCCGTGGAGCGGCAAGAAAAGACGCTTTAGCCGCGCAGCTTATGAGTGAAAAGAAAAATCTTGAAAGTGAAACGCAATGGATTGAGCTCAATCGTCGTTATTCAGAAATGAGTAAGCGTGTGGAAAATGCGAGCGAGATGAGTCGCTTGCAAAGTGCGGCGGCCAAAGCTCAAACAGATTTGTTTAACAAAGGTCGATCCATCACCGCGACCGTGATTAATGCCGAAGAAGATTCCGGAGCGGCCGAGTTGAATTTGACCAAGTTAAAATCTGAACAGCGCAAGATGGAGGCTCAAGGACGTCTTTTTGTCGTCATTGAGGAAAAATAA
- a CDS encoding GFA family protein, with translation MNKKYSGSCLCGQVKFEMVGEFESFFLCHCKFCQKDTGSAHGANLFSAGGHLNWISGVAKVQTFILPSTRHTKSFCQECGSALPNLQMDGKLVVVPAGSLDTEVTIKPNAHIFCASRANWDEGLESVKKFETFPS, from the coding sequence ATGAACAAAAAATATTCGGGATCTTGTCTTTGTGGTCAGGTGAAATTTGAAATGGTGGGAGAGTTTGAGAGCTTCTTTTTATGTCATTGCAAATTCTGTCAGAAGGACACAGGTTCAGCTCATGGAGCTAATTTGTTTTCCGCGGGGGGCCACCTGAATTGGATTTCGGGGGTGGCGAAGGTTCAAACATTTATTCTTCCTTCGACGAGGCACACGAAAAGTTTTTGCCAAGAGTGTGGCTCGGCCTTACCTAATCTGCAGATGGACGGAAAGCTTGTCGTTGTTCCTGCTGGGAGCCTTGATACTGAGGTCACGATAAAGCCCAATGCGCATATTTTTTGTGCGAGTCGTGCTAACTGGGATGAGGGCCTTGAGAGTGTTAAGAAATTTGAAACATTTCCTTCATAG
- a CDS encoding DUF2834 domain-containing protein: MRRIWLLLALVGTVVPYSYIIPFFVEHGIDIALFFELLFANSVSRFFAIDLVISSVAFLLWSYTDAKKNKIPGWWTILAANMLVGLSLSLPLYLFKRSAMASKAH, from the coding sequence ATGCGCAGAATATGGCTTCTTCTTGCTTTGGTTGGAACTGTTGTTCCTTATTCTTACATTATCCCGTTCTTTGTTGAACATGGAATAGATATCGCTCTGTTTTTCGAACTTCTTTTTGCCAATAGCGTCTCGCGATTCTTCGCGATAGATCTTGTCATCTCCTCGGTCGCATTTCTTTTATGGTCTTATACGGACGCGAAAAAAAACAAAATTCCAGGATGGTGGACCATTCTTGCCGCCAACATGCTCGTGGGCCTTTCACTCTCTTTGCCGCTCTATCTATTTAAGCGCTCTGCGATGGCTAGCAAAGCACACTAA
- a CDS encoding RluA family pseudouridine synthase — translation MIEILFEDDYFLAAVKPSGLPSQATVDKSRPDFFNTLKKQLQEERGKDFYLALHHRLDRDTSGVMIFAKNKLANEPLADLFKKHQIQKTYLCLARKKKKLEEKWIVENHLLEKRDAKTKKMKMVSVKSGGDKALTHFQTLKIFDKGVLIQAQPRTGRMHQIRVHLAENGMGIFGDDLYDAPTTPKAERLMLHAFALDFVHPMTQEKIRLEAALPEAMTSFMELL, via the coding sequence ATGATCGAAATTCTTTTTGAAGATGATTATTTTTTAGCGGCGGTGAAGCCTTCGGGCCTTCCGTCGCAAGCCACTGTCGATAAAAGTCGTCCTGACTTCTTCAACACCCTAAAAAAACAACTGCAAGAAGAGCGCGGTAAAGACTTTTACTTAGCTCTTCATCATCGTCTGGATCGGGATACTTCGGGTGTGATGATTTTTGCTAAAAATAAATTAGCTAACGAGCCTTTGGCAGATCTATTTAAAAAACATCAAATCCAAAAGACCTATCTGTGCCTCGCGCGCAAAAAAAAGAAGCTTGAAGAAAAATGGATCGTCGAAAATCACCTGCTAGAAAAGCGAGACGCTAAAACGAAAAAGATGAAAATGGTTTCGGTAAAATCAGGGGGCGACAAAGCACTCACCCACTTTCAAACTCTAAAGATTTTTGACAAAGGTGTTTTGATTCAAGCCCAACCTCGCACCGGACGTATGCATCAAATCCGTGTGCATTTGGCAGAAAACGGCATGGGAATTTTCGGAGATGATCTTTACGATGCACCCACAACCCCCAAGGCCGAAAGACTTATGTTACATGCCTTCGCTTTGGATTTTGTTCATCCGATGACTCAAGAAAAAATTCGTCTTGAGGCGGCCCTTCCTGAAGCGATGACAAGTTTTATGGAGCTGCTTTAA
- a CDS encoding 2'-5' RNA ligase family protein → MGFAVKCYFSESTAAPVRAIWDTLDRAGLASFLKASGSRPGITLGLWEEVDEQSLRILVDRFSKLNLTPPSIFSYGVATFPTDPAHAFLGIAPTKSLLDFHQKLHEVDSSISKICSEYYLPGNWIPHSTLAIRCPRSDLAKIVEKCLEHETRIEAKIESIGIVETGSARQIFEVSL, encoded by the coding sequence ATGGGTTTTGCGGTTAAATGTTACTTCAGCGAATCAACAGCGGCTCCCGTCAGAGCAATTTGGGATACGCTAGACAGAGCAGGCCTAGCAAGTTTTCTGAAGGCCTCAGGTTCACGTCCAGGGATTACACTGGGCTTGTGGGAAGAAGTAGACGAACAATCCCTTCGCATCCTCGTCGATAGATTTTCTAAATTAAATCTAACCCCGCCATCCATATTTTCTTATGGAGTCGCAACATTTCCAACGGATCCTGCGCACGCATTCTTGGGAATTGCGCCTACTAAATCCCTTTTGGATTTTCATCAAAAACTCCATGAGGTCGATAGCAGTATAAGCAAGATTTGCTCTGAGTACTATCTTCCTGGCAACTGGATTCCGCACAGTACTTTAGCAATAAGGTGTCCACGTTCTGATTTAGCAAAAATCGTAGAAAAATGCCTAGAGCATGAAACAAGAATTGAAGCGAAAATTGAAAGTATCGGCATTGTCGAAACAGGAAGCGCCCGCCAAATATTTGAAGTTTCACTTTAA
- a CDS encoding TIGR02147 family protein — protein MSILDFDDYKAAINNWIAAQPRGGHGQLRQISQHLGVNSVVMSQIFRGDRDLTLEQAVGVADFIGMSELEREYFLLLIQKARAGTKELKDILNKQLLVRKESTQALKNRIKHEKLNDEDRATFYSHWYYSAIRLGVSIPELRTVAEIADHLSLDRSLVAKVVDFLLEKNLIVKAKHGMELGPQVTHLGHDSPFVMRHRMNWRVQGLKSMENQSDEDLFYSGPMVLSDIAAKKIRKVLINAIETATKEVTNANSETLRCLNVDWFRVGKK, from the coding sequence GTGTCTATTTTGGATTTTGATGACTACAAGGCGGCTATAAATAATTGGATCGCGGCGCAACCTCGAGGGGGGCATGGACAGCTTCGTCAGATATCTCAGCATTTAGGAGTCAACTCAGTTGTGATGAGTCAGATTTTTCGCGGAGATCGGGACTTAACCTTAGAGCAAGCTGTAGGTGTTGCGGACTTTATCGGGATGTCGGAGCTTGAAAGGGAGTATTTTTTGCTTTTAATACAGAAAGCTCGCGCCGGAACGAAAGAGCTAAAGGATATTTTGAATAAACAGCTGCTTGTGCGAAAGGAATCTACACAAGCTTTAAAAAATAGAATCAAGCATGAAAAGCTAAATGACGAAGACCGGGCGACCTTTTACTCTCATTGGTATTATAGTGCCATTCGCTTAGGCGTATCTATACCTGAGCTTAGAACTGTGGCAGAAATTGCGGATCATCTTTCTTTGGATAGATCCCTTGTCGCAAAAGTTGTGGATTTTCTCTTAGAAAAAAACCTTATCGTAAAAGCTAAACATGGTATGGAGCTCGGGCCACAGGTGACTCATTTGGGCCATGACTCTCCATTTGTGATGCGACACCGAATGAATTGGCGAGTACAGGGATTGAAGTCCATGGAAAATCAGTCAGACGAAGATCTATTTTACTCAGGCCCTATGGTATTGTCCGATATTGCGGCCAAAAAAATTCGCAAGGTGCTTATCAATGCAATTGAAACAGCAACGAAGGAAGTGACAAACGCCAATTCAGAAACGTTACGTTGTTTAAATGTGGACTGGTTTAGGGTAGGGAAAAAATAG
- a CDS encoding efflux RND transporter permease subunit, which produces MNLPSLSIRRPIFISCIVILMLILGVFSLKKMPVDMFPDVTFPVLFVQVTYPGASPLDLEKQVSKLIEDEVGSISGLKTLTSNNLDSVAVIIIEFQLGTDIKEVEQEVRNRIGNIRRDLPADIYEPVIRRFDPADQPIVTLAITTELDPGKAYDLANETIKPMFERLKDVGQVEIYGGRKQEIHVLIDKKKLEDRKIPMLQVSQRILETSKDVPIGKIENDKNEVSLRTNGEFESLKQIAEANVNFVGSDRAVRVQDIGRVVRSLEDQKTMGRIKGKDAILMNVYKQRGSNTVSVADSVRANIDKVNKVLTEKKLGGEVTLVRDTSHPIRMNVYDVQESILIGIILCVIVVFFFLGSARSTFITAMALPNSLLGGFVLMYALGFSINLMTLLALSLAVGLLIDDAIVVRENIFRHMEMGKKPKDAALDGTKEVAMAVIATTLVVIAVFGPISFLQGIVGQFFKQFGLTVVFTMLISLFDAFTVAPMLSAYMAHPNEHEKGKGLIGRMLAGFDRFQTRLENLYEKALGYTIINPKKILLLGTLIFIGSIGTIFFIPKTFLPSPDNGEFAVNIELPVGSSLVATSKFTERVEALFTKDAAVDMVLTNIGNANNESNKASLFIRLVERKKRSMSTTDFKEDTREKLKEFEGGAIVSLGDIDAVNSGEKPLNVNIQGENLDELNEYAVKLVERFKKIPGLVDVDTNFRSGKPEFHVAFDRLKSESLGVSTVTAGAELRNRTEGNEEAIFRENGIDYKIRVRFDEQYRDLREQFNTTLVPNSNYNMIPLSRVAKGEEAFGYSQINRQNKGRYIRISGNIGKGGALGNISADIEKVIKNELPPPPGVTYAFQGQADDFKELIANMLLAIFLGVTFIYLVLASLYESFITPFSILLALPLAMTGAFLGLLVFGKTIDIFSLIGIVLLLGVVAKNSILLVDYTNQLIHDGMSRNEALVKAGRTRLRPILMTSLALIAGMIPIAIGLNEASAMRTSMGIAIIGGLISSTLLTLLIVPAAFGFIEDFKFWFRKKLARITGYQA; this is translated from the coding sequence ATGAACTTACCAAGTCTGTCGATTCGCCGACCGATCTTTATTTCTTGTATCGTCATCTTGATGCTAATTTTGGGGGTGTTTTCTTTAAAGAAAATGCCGGTGGATATGTTTCCGGATGTGACCTTTCCGGTGTTGTTTGTTCAGGTGACCTATCCCGGCGCTTCGCCACTAGATCTTGAAAAACAGGTTTCAAAACTGATTGAAGACGAAGTGGGAAGTATCTCTGGATTAAAGACATTAACGTCGAACAACTTAGACAGTGTCGCGGTTATTATCATTGAGTTTCAATTAGGAACCGACATCAAAGAAGTTGAACAAGAGGTCCGCAACCGTATCGGCAATATTCGCCGCGACTTGCCGGCGGATATTTATGAACCGGTGATTCGTCGCTTTGACCCCGCCGATCAGCCGATTGTGACGTTAGCGATCACGACGGAGCTTGATCCCGGAAAAGCTTATGACTTGGCCAATGAAACCATCAAGCCGATGTTTGAGCGTCTCAAAGACGTCGGCCAAGTGGAGATTTACGGCGGACGTAAGCAAGAAATTCACGTTCTTATTGATAAGAAAAAATTAGAAGATCGCAAGATCCCGATGCTGCAAGTTTCGCAACGGATTTTAGAAACTTCGAAAGACGTGCCGATCGGGAAAATTGAAAACGATAAAAACGAAGTCAGCTTGCGCACAAACGGAGAGTTTGAGTCCTTAAAACAAATCGCCGAAGCCAACGTGAACTTTGTGGGATCAGACCGCGCGGTGCGTGTCCAAGATATCGGGCGTGTGGTGCGCAGCCTTGAAGATCAAAAAACCATGGGGCGTATCAAAGGCAAAGACGCGATCTTAATGAACGTCTATAAGCAGCGGGGATCAAATACCGTGTCGGTGGCCGACAGCGTTCGCGCCAATATCGATAAAGTCAATAAAGTGCTTACAGAAAAGAAATTAGGCGGAGAAGTGACGCTGGTGCGGGATACTTCGCATCCCATCCGTATGAACGTGTATGACGTTCAAGAGTCTATTTTAATTGGTATTATTCTTTGCGTGATCGTGGTCTTTTTCTTTTTAGGATCGGCACGTTCGACATTCATCACGGCGATGGCGCTTCCAAACTCTCTTTTAGGTGGGTTTGTCTTAATGTACGCGCTGGGTTTTTCGATCAACTTAATGACCTTGCTTGCCTTGTCCCTGGCTGTGGGGCTTTTGATCGACGATGCCATTGTTGTGCGGGAAAATATTTTCCGTCATATGGAGATGGGTAAAAAACCAAAAGATGCGGCCTTAGATGGAACTAAGGAAGTGGCGATGGCCGTTATCGCGACCACCTTGGTGGTGATCGCCGTCTTCGGTCCGATTTCATTCTTACAAGGGATCGTCGGGCAGTTCTTTAAACAGTTTGGTTTGACCGTCGTCTTTACCATGCTGATTTCTTTATTTGACGCCTTCACCGTCGCGCCGATGCTTTCTGCTTATATGGCCCATCCCAACGAGCATGAAAAAGGAAAAGGCCTTATTGGCAGAATGCTTGCGGGGTTTGATCGTTTTCAAACACGGCTAGAGAATCTTTACGAAAAAGCTTTGGGTTATACGATCATCAATCCTAAAAAGATCTTACTTTTAGGGACGTTGATATTTATTGGCTCTATCGGAACGATCTTTTTTATCCCGAAAACTTTCTTGCCTTCGCCGGATAACGGGGAGTTTGCGGTCAATATTGAGTTGCCGGTGGGATCCTCTTTAGTCGCAACAAGTAAATTCACCGAACGCGTTGAGGCTTTATTTACCAAAGACGCGGCTGTCGATATGGTTTTAACAAATATCGGTAATGCGAATAACGAATCCAACAAGGCTTCTTTGTTTATCCGTTTGGTGGAGCGAAAAAAACGTTCGATGTCGACGACAGACTTTAAAGAGGACACACGTGAAAAATTAAAGGAATTTGAAGGCGGCGCGATTGTTTCCTTAGGGGATATCGATGCCGTGAACTCCGGCGAGAAACCCCTCAATGTTAATATTCAAGGTGAAAACCTGGATGAGCTCAACGAGTACGCGGTGAAACTGGTAGAGCGCTTTAAGAAAATTCCGGGCTTAGTGGATGTGGATACGAATTTTCGCTCGGGGAAGCCGGAATTTCATGTCGCCTTTGATCGCCTGAAGTCAGAATCCTTAGGGGTTTCAACCGTGACGGCGGGAGCAGAGCTGCGCAATCGCACCGAAGGAAATGAAGAGGCGATTTTCCGTGAAAATGGCATCGACTATAAAATCCGGGTGCGTTTTGATGAGCAGTATCGTGATTTGCGCGAACAATTTAATACGACCCTTGTACCGAATTCGAATTACAATATGATTCCGCTTTCTCGTGTGGCAAAGGGGGAAGAGGCTTTCGGATATTCGCAAATCAATCGTCAAAATAAAGGACGTTATATTCGAATCTCGGGGAATATTGGTAAGGGGGGAGCTTTAGGAAATATCTCTGCCGATATTGAAAAGGTCATAAAAAATGAACTGCCACCGCCCCCGGGCGTGACTTATGCATTTCAAGGTCAGGCTGATGACTTTAAAGAGTTGATCGCAAATATGTTGCTAGCGATTTTCTTAGGGGTGACGTTCATCTATCTGGTTTTAGCAAGCTTGTATGAAAGCTTTATCACGCCGTTTTCTATCTTGCTGGCATTACCGTTGGCAATGACCGGGGCTTTCTTGGGGTTGCTCGTATTTGGTAAAACGATTGATATCTTTTCTTTGATCGGGATTGTGTTGTTATTGGGGGTTGTGGCGAAGAACTCCATCTTGTTAGTCGATTACACCAATCAGCTCATCCATGATGGCATGTCCCGCAATGAGGCTTTGGTCAAGGCCGGTCGCACGCGTTTAAGACCGATCTTGATGACGTCCCTGGCATTGATTGCCGGGATGATTCCGATTGCGATTGGTCTGAATGAAGCTTCGGCGATGCGGACTTCGATGGGTATTGCGATCATCGGTGGTTTGATCAGCTCGACCTTGCTGACACTTTTAATCGTGCCGGCGGCGTTTGGATTTATCGAAGACTTTAAGTTCTGGTTCCGTAAAAAGTTAGCCCGAATCACGGGCTATCAAGCCTAA
- a CDS encoding HNH endonuclease family protein: MFFGGKAFITTIMTAVMMSAVATAQVSPQSTAAIAPPNRTDPVYSEYYTIDENNFDAEARKNMGWGFSDIPEQLSADNFVRAAKMLVVNLLKWTLHNETRPTPTDSYIRKLHFGRWINDPTDDTCMNTRAKVLVRDSEDAVTFRNGKQCVVDMGKWQDPYSGQTLANSREIQIDHMIPLKHAYMAGAWQWDYKTRCLYANYLGYRNHLIPATVKENTSKGARAPNEYLPSNESYRCQYVKDWLAIKLIWRLNMTQDEVEAVHSVVTNLNCKVSDFKVSQADLNNQRQYINDNIEYCMLNKR; this comes from the coding sequence ATGTTTTTCGGGGGGAAAGCTTTTATTACGACAATTATGACTGCGGTCATGATGTCGGCCGTTGCTACCGCACAAGTTTCGCCACAATCCACAGCTGCTATAGCACCACCTAATCGCACGGATCCTGTCTATTCTGAATACTACACCATTGATGAAAATAACTTCGATGCCGAAGCTCGTAAAAACATGGGCTGGGGTTTTTCAGACATCCCTGAACAACTTTCTGCCGACAATTTCGTACGCGCCGCAAAGATGTTGGTGGTGAACCTTTTAAAATGGACTTTGCATAACGAAACTCGTCCCACCCCCACGGACTCTTACATCCGCAAACTTCATTTTGGTCGATGGATCAATGATCCTACCGATGACACTTGCATGAACACGCGTGCCAAAGTTTTGGTTCGTGACAGCGAAGACGCCGTCACCTTCCGCAATGGCAAGCAATGTGTGGTCGACATGGGGAAATGGCAAGACCCTTACTCTGGCCAAACTTTGGCAAATTCTCGCGAAATTCAAATCGATCATATGATTCCGTTAAAGCACGCTTACATGGCGGGCGCTTGGCAATGGGATTATAAGACTCGTTGCCTTTATGCGAATTATCTTGGTTATCGCAATCACTTGATTCCGGCGACAGTGAAAGAAAATACGTCTAAAGGGGCCCGTGCACCGAATGAATACCTTCCGTCCAATGAGTCATATCGCTGCCAGTACGTTAAAGACTGGTTGGCGATCAAACTCATCTGGCGTTTGAATATGACTCAAGACGAAGTCGAAGCGGTTCATTCTGTGGTTACAAACTTAAACTGCAAAGTTTCAGACTTTAAAGTGTCTCAAGCAGATCTGAACAACCAACGTCAATACATCAATGACAATATTGAGTATTGCATGTTGAACAAACGATGA
- a CDS encoding protein adenylyltransferase SelO family protein, producing the protein MSDTPWPPIYELGNDFFDEVEPARFSHPQLRYRNQAAAESIGLGHLSTEAWQEHFSAFEPLPGNIKKPLALRYHGHQFQVYNPDLGDGRGFLFAQIKTPHRLFDLGTKGSGQTPYSRRGDGRLTLKGAFREILATEILESYGVNTSRTFSVFETGESLERHDEPSPTRAGVLVRLNHSHIRYGTFQRLAFLQQKENIEKLLDYVVRHYYPELKPFTGTELAEKFLKAVCLCATETLAQWMMAGFVHGVLNTDNMNITGESFDYGPYRFLPHYDPNFTAAYFDHSGLYAFGRQPTTVYWNLHQLAGALKFAFPELSIEAGLEEFPDNFNFQIQQGLLRRLNLKNPLSEPQEASDLNSQLLTALFSFMDKEKTHFEQTFFDLHSGITPARLEKSPQKEVYKKESFKELQEVLSKFSVDSKEKQEHPYFKNTHACSLLIDEIEAIWKDIAERDDWAWFERKLQEIRSFRGVY; encoded by the coding sequence ATGTCAGACACGCCTTGGCCCCCTATTTATGAGCTTGGAAATGATTTCTTTGATGAGGTCGAGCCCGCACGCTTTTCCCACCCTCAACTTCGCTATCGCAATCAAGCGGCCGCAGAGTCCATCGGCCTGGGACATCTTTCCACCGAAGCCTGGCAAGAGCACTTTAGCGCGTTTGAGCCATTGCCGGGGAATATCAAGAAACCTTTAGCACTTCGTTATCATGGGCACCAGTTTCAAGTTTACAATCCTGATCTGGGTGACGGCCGTGGATTTTTATTCGCACAAATTAAGACCCCTCATAGACTTTTTGATTTAGGCACCAAAGGCAGCGGCCAAACGCCGTACTCGCGCCGCGGCGATGGGCGCCTGACCCTGAAAGGCGCTTTCCGGGAAATCTTGGCGACAGAAATTTTAGAATCTTACGGGGTCAATACCAGCCGCACATTTTCGGTTTTTGAAACCGGTGAATCATTAGAACGTCACGATGAACCTTCACCCACTCGCGCTGGAGTTCTAGTTCGCCTGAATCACAGTCATATTCGTTATGGCACATTTCAACGACTGGCGTTTTTGCAACAAAAAGAAAATATTGAAAAGTTATTAGACTACGTCGTTCGTCACTATTATCCCGAGCTCAAGCCTTTCACCGGGACTGAGCTTGCCGAGAAATTTTTAAAAGCCGTGTGTCTGTGCGCGACCGAAACTTTAGCGCAATGGATGATGGCCGGATTTGTTCACGGAGTTTTAAATACCGACAATATGAACATCACCGGCGAAAGTTTTGATTACGGCCCTTATCGCTTTTTACCGCACTATGATCCGAACTTCACTGCCGCATATTTTGATCACAGCGGTTTGTATGCCTTTGGTCGTCAGCCGACGACCGTGTATTGGAATCTGCATCAGCTAGCGGGCGCACTTAAATTCGCCTTTCCAGAATTAAGTATCGAAGCGGGCTTAGAAGAATTCCCGGACAACTTTAATTTTCAGATTCAGCAAGGTTTACTAAGACGTCTGAATCTAAAAAATCCTTTGTCCGAGCCCCAAGAAGCTAGCGACTTAAATTCCCAATTATTAACAGCTTTATTTAGCTTTATGGACAAAGAAAAAACTCATTTTGAGCAGACTTTCTTTGATTTGCATTCCGGAATCACCCCCGCACGCTTAGAAAAATCCCCACAAAAAGAAGTCTATAAAAAAGAATCTTTCAAAGAACTGCAGGAAGTTTTAAGCAAATTTTCGGTCGACTCTAAAGAAAAACAAGAGCATCCCTATTTTAAGAACACCCATGCTTGTTCATTGCTGATTGATGAAATTGAAGCCATCTGGAAAGACATCGCCGAACGCGATGACTGGGCGTGGTTTGAACGGAAGCTGCAAGAAATTCGCAGCTTCCGCGGTGTTTATTAG
- a CDS encoding YheU family protein, with product MEKELPPIEIPSDSLSEDALKGVIDNFVQREGTDYGAEEIHYETKIRQVQRQIEKGDVVIVFDPNSESVHLVTKHEFRKLQISANA from the coding sequence ATGGAAAAAGAACTTCCTCCTATCGAAATTCCCTCTGACAGTCTAAGCGAGGATGCTTTAAAGGGCGTCATCGACAACTTCGTTCAGCGCGAGGGGACGGATTATGGGGCGGAAGAAATCCACTATGAAACGAAGATTCGTCAGGTTCAGCGGCAAATCGAAAAGGGCGATGTCGTGATCGTCTTTGACCCGAATTCAGAGTCTGTGCATTTAGTGACCAAACATGAGTTTCGAAAGCTGCAAATTTCAGCAAATGCCTAA